Genomic segment of Brachyhypopomus gauderio isolate BG-103 chromosome 10, BGAUD_0.2, whole genome shotgun sequence:
GAAGACACAAGAAGTGGACTGTGGTCTATCTTGGGACATTTGTAGACATTTGTAGCCATTCTGAAGTGGTTTAATgttgaataaaaataaacaattaaCAAGGCCATCAACGTGTTATTTGCTGTAGTGCTAACTAGAGGCTGCTGAACATGACAgcatgaggaggaggaagaggaccgGCCGCAGGACGAAGAGCACCTGCAGCAGTAAACGTGAGTGTTGCTGTGTACCCAACTCCAGCGAATGAATGACAATCCCATGAAGGCTGTCCGAGTCCTGGCCCGTGCACTCAGACAGGTGGAGGATTAGTGGGGCCTATTTTTAGAGCACCTTGAATCAACACACTAGCTTAGGTGGATGAATATGCATAAGGATGAGGGACATCAACATGCAGGCCCATGTAACGTGGGCCAAATATCAATAACAGAGGAAATGTAACAGAATGGAAAGTTAATTTTCCTGAACAATTTTTACACTTGATAGTTACAAGGTAAAGAAAGAAACCTATAGAACGGTAATTACTTTTGCATCCTGAATTCACAGTACATTCTCTTTACAATAAACCAGTCACACCACTGTCTAAACCAGGTTGTCATTTAACTTTTCACATGTTTATAGAGATCATCTCTTCATACAGCTTTCACGTCAGGAGTCCACGTATCAGTATGGCTCAGAAAGATGAAACTGCTGAAAAGGGAGAGACAGATTCCTTCTACAAAGAAAGCACCTTTTCAGATAAAGAGGAGAAAGAGGCTGAAATTCCTTGCAAGCAGAGTACATCCACAAAAAGCAGTTACTGCCATTCTCATGGACACAAAAGTAGGAAAAAATGTTTTACAGAGCAAGTGGATCAGGACAAGAGACTGAACATCACACATTCATTGACAATTCATCATTTTGGACAGTCTGAGTCCAAAATCATAGTCCAGCAATCTCATGAGACAGCAGCTGGGCAAACGGTCAACAGTGTGATTGCAGTCACAACATCCAAAAAGAAAGGCGTGATCTCTGATATGACACTTGATATCAGAGAAGTCACAGATTCAGATGATTTAGAAATTAAGACCATCCTACTTGTGCAAAGGGAAAAAGGAAAGAAGGCAGAGACCGGATTTCAGAGTGAagaaaataaaatgtcaaaCAAGGAAAGTTCAGCCCGTCATTACTCAAAGAGCCAGTGCGGTGGCTATAGGCAAGACAGCAAACATCATGAAAATGTGAGTTATGAAGTCAGCCTTGCAGAACTGAAGAAGGATGCTAAAGACTTAGCAAGTACTCCAAGCTCAGTGAGCAGCCCAAAAGAGATGGACTGTTGCAAAACCTGTTGTAAAGATCACTTCTGCAGACACTACACTAGCTGTCATGCCGAAACCGATTTCACACTGGTGGATGGGTCTTCCACCCGCTCATCCCTATCTGATTTCTGGTTTCCACGGAAGCAGCTGTCACTACCCAACAGTCTCAGCAATGAGGTGTGGGATATTCCTCCCCCACTTGAGTTTGCTGATAAGAAAAGTGATGTGCTTCAGGGCTTGACAGAGAACTTAGCATCCTGTCACTTAAGTGATGATGTGTTCAAAGAGCGGGGAGCTTCTCAACATTGCCCAACAGCAGCAGATGACACCTCATGGTACAAAAAGTGTAAGTGCTCGTTGGATGAGGGAAAAAGAGCATGTGAGCCATCCTGCTGTAGTCAGCTACATGACGTGGGCACTGAAGAACACTTACTTTACAGAGCACCAACCACCAACGACCTACCTCCAGCAGGTAGGTCGTCCTTCACAAACTTCATCCAAAATCATGAAGGGAGGATAATTAGGCATAACAATAGTGTTGGTATCATAGACACCAATATTAAGGAAACCAGTTTCACAGATGGGCCTAGAAAAAGGCGCAGGACTTTCCCAGGTGTGACATATCGGTTGGGTGAAGAACAAGACAGTATACATTCACGCGGAGAGTCAGTTTCGTCTGGCACTCTTTCCTCATTTCTCATGCAGTCACTGGCCTctcagacagacagcacagcCAGGTTCTACGCAGACGATGACCTAGATGTTTTTTTTGATGGAGAGAGTCGGAAATCCTCCAGTAGCAGCAGCTACAAACCAAGCTCGTGGGCTGCTGTTGGTCATGATACTGCTGTTCCAAACATCAGGACAAATAACATAACGAAAAACCCAATTTATACGACTCGGTCCAGTGAGACTCCTAAGGAGATGTGCTCGAAGAATGGCCATGAACAAGTGGAGTCTTCAGAGGTGGGCAAGGCTGTGTACGGGGTCAAAGGTGAACGGGAGAGCTCATCAGCAGAGCCTCTGGAACAGAGTGAGGTGAATGAAAGTGGCTTTGATGAAGAGATGGCTGAGGTGGATGAGTGTGGTCCAGCAGGCCTTGCTGGCGATGTCCATCAAAAGAATCTGCTCATTCATATTTTACCACCTTCACCTAGCCACTCAGAGGAACTTGTTAGTGAAGGGGTGTCCATACCTCAAACGTGCAAAGGCAAAGAGGTCGGCAGTTCAGCAAAGGAACAGAGGGACTCAGTAATCGCCACTGGAAAGAGCTATGACAGGAGAGTTTTGCACAGCGGTTCAGTGTCATCGAGCAAAGACCTTTTACAGAGGTATAAATCAGCATCAGATACAGGAACTTGCAGTGGAATGTATGAGCCACCTTCTGTGTCTCCAACAACGCAGCAGGAAGTCCGAGAGCAAGATCCATATAGAAAGGATTATCAGCAGTGCTGTCATGTTCTCTCAAATTCTTCTTCAGACAAATGCACAGAGACTACAAAGGGAACAGCAAATAAAGGCGGTTTCTCTGAGTATGCTGGAGATGCTTCAGCAAAGGAAATGAGCAATTATGAAAAAGCAAGCCAGAGCCAAGCCAGTGGATCAATTAAGGTCTGGAGTCATACAAACAAGCGTCCGGATACAAAAAGCACACATCAGCCATCAAAGTCATACTTACCCTACCTTCAAATTACACCAAAAGGTAAATTACTTagctaaaacattttttttaaactttCTTGATTTTCATTAAAACCTCCAAATCAGTTTTACTAGTAGTTTTGTTGTATCATAGGGCGAAGGTACAAGTCACTGTTAATATCGTTTCTTGCCAAATTGTTTTTGTTGCTGACAGCCTCACCGGAGGTGAAGGAACATCTGAAGACACCAGTAAACCGCACGCACTCGGAAGAAATCGCAGATCATTGGGTGAAGAAACGCAAGCTATTCAAAAAGCGCAAACACTGGAGCTCTAAGGCACTGGAGCTCTCTACAACAAATAACATCACAGACGAATCAGGTAGTCATAAAGAAACAACtttataattttttattttttttttacaaaattgGTCGATAGAAAACTGGGAAAATTCAAGCATAACCAGTGCCAGGTTTATATCTTGAAAACATGCCCCGGTAGAGCCAAATTGGCAaacaatatacaatatatatatttggacaCTGTAATTTACACAAAATAGCTGATTACTGCTATATCCATGATAAAAATCAGTATTTGATGTTtttgattattttatttttggacAGACACAATGAATTCAGAGGACACCGGCTCAATGGACGTGTCACTCCGAGATGTTGAAGACCGGGGGTTTTACACCGAGACCTTCCACTCAGCCTCCTGGATTTATCGCGGAGATGAAACTGCCCAGTGCCTTAACCACACCCGACCTGCTGCAGGTTAGAGTTAATAAAGTGGAGAATATGGAAACGTACATTCTGTGTTTAGAATAAAAAACATGTTGCGTTCTTTACGTTTAGTTCTTGTGTTGTAACTGCAAACCCCTCATAAGCAAGTAAAATAATAACCAAGTAATCAAGTACTTTTCGTTAAAGAAAGATATGGGATATTTTTTCTTGATTTTTATACATGTAGATTTTAAAGTAAAGTAACGAATACACAATTTAAGacagacatatttaaacattttaattctTTTTCAGTTCGTGAAAGAACTGTAAAAATCAACAAAAGAATGGGAGAATATCCGTGGGGCTTTAGACTTCAGTTCTCCAAACCAGTTATCGTCACTGAAGTTGACACAAGTAAGTGGACGAAAAAACATCTCAGCACCACCAGCTCGAGGATCTTAACTAACACATCCACCTAGTTTCTCCTTGAGTTTCTCTACCTTCCTCCCCGTCCCTGTAGTCGGCCATGTCATATCTTTTACgccaaagtttttttttgtagaGTGTTACGACGTTAATTCGGCGTCGCCTGAAGTTCAGTGTATCGTGGGGGTTTCAGATAGCGCCGCAGAGGAGGCGGGGCTACGAGTAGGAGATCACGTGCTGGCTGTCAACGGTACCGACGTCACGAGCGTGCAGTGTTCGGAGGCAGCGGACCTCGCGCAGCAAGGTATGACGGGTTTCTAGACACGGCACCTGGGTATGGTGGGACTGTCAGTGTGTTGTCTAggaagaacacagagcagcaattCAGATCAAAACGCTGCTTCATTAGCATGATGAACTCGTGTCTAATGTGCAGAAGCTTTCAGAGTTAATCTGATTCTCTGATATAAACTTACACAACTGAAACTATGAACAGCACTGCTTATTAATGAGATTATCAGGCTAGATGtgcaatacatttaaaaagtGATTTCTTTCTTGTACAAAAGTTTACATTTGTGATCTCTCAACAAGGCCCTGATGTGCTGACTCTGACTCTGGGCTCGGACATTGGCTGTACTCCCAATACACCGAGACCTGCCTGCCGAGGATACTTACACAAACGTACTCAGTCTGGCCTGCTGAAAGGCTGGAGGAAGAGGTGGTTTGTGCTCAAGCATGACTGCTGGCTTTACTACTACAGAAACAAAAGAGTGAGTCCAGCTTTCATTTTTAGTTGAAAGGTGTTACAACCTGGTCTAGATCACGCCATgaaaggtgtgtggtgtgaaatgtttgtgtggttttgtttgcatttgtataTGTTTTGTATGTGAATGAGGAATATGAGAGAGTAAACAAAAACAGTTAGTTTATGTGTGAAACTGTGTGATGCACCTGTTTGATGTGACCAGGAGTAAGAATAATATCCTACTTCCCTCCCCCAAATTGTTTTAAATTAAACACAGCCTAAATTGCCACTACAAAAATTGAAGACAAACCAAAAATTGAAACATTTCCTTGACTATTGCAAAAACACAAACTTAGTCCAGCAAAAATGCAAACCACACCCTGCTTCCAATGAACTGAACTAACAGATAATATTTGCAATGTGCATATGAGGTATTTACAAAGAAAACCAAGCAAAAGCATCTTAAAATCAGTTCTTGAAGGTGAATAGCAAACGCACAAAGTAACCATTCAATCTATAcacaatattaataaataaaaatacacaagAACAAGCATAAATCTAATAACTATCTCTGTTGGTAGCATTCCTAAATTTGCAGTTATATCACACACATACCAGCAGAAATGATTCCTGGAACACAAGGACCTGAACAGATGGAGTAGAGTGACACCACACAAGAACTGAACTGGGACCTGGAACAGACTCAGAATGCAGACACCTACACAATATGGAACATAACATGAGCCAAACCAGGCCTATCGAATTGTTTTAACAATATCTGCAAATGGTGTAAGAACCTATCATCATAATAGGAGTAACATTAAAGTACCAAAGTTATCATTTACAAGGTAGGATAGCTGGGTAATTTTCAGAGGCAGGTGGGTAATTTGCAGAGGCAGGATAGGTGGGTCGGGATATTTTCCAGAGTTTAGGGGCTGACGTAGTGCGTCTCTTGCAGGATGAAGGAAAAAGCCGAGCATTATCAGCCATGAAGCTGGACGGTGCAGTCGTGCAGGCTGACGGCAGTCTGGGGAAGCCCTTCGTCTTCAAATGCTGGCCAGTGTCCAGAAACCGAGTTTACTACTTTTGTGCTACATCAAGCCAGGAAATGAGAAGGTAACTGAATTTAAGATCCTCGTTGTTGGGCAAACATGTTTATCAAGGCTATTATGCATCTTTTTTGCTTAAGTGTGATGACTAAGAAAAACTACCTAGACTCTATATACCAGCTCAAGCAGGTCCCTCAATGACTGAAATCATAACTTGGTTAACTTAGCTAAATTTAAAGAAGGGAAAACATCAGATTTCAGCAAAATAGTTACAAATGCCCACTACATTATCAAACACTAAATTCATGAAGTCATAGCATTTCCTGTCTGGAGGAATCCTCCATTCCCTGAGCAGAATGTTCACCTCTGTGATTTACATTTGAGCTCTTGGTGCTAATTAAAAATTTGGAAGTGCTGGTTATGagcttttcttcttcttcttcgttCTTTCAGGTGGCTGGAGGCTATGGATCGGGCCGTGCACCCCTGCGCTCAGGTACCAGAGTGTGGACTCAGTTTAGCAGTCCATTAGTGAAAGAACCAGGTTTTAAGAGGTCAAAAGCGTAGGCTACAGACATGACGTTAGCACGCGCGTAATGATGGTGTATGTCACACGCACACGTGACCCCAGGAGCTAATTGACAAAGATGAAAGAACATTTATACAGAGTAGTTCTTCAAAACCACTTTATAGCTTCAGGACTCCTCACCAATCTGTTTACATATAGTGCTATCTAAAACTTTAATCCTGAAATTAAGGTGTGGGCTGACGGATTGGAATGGTGCAATGGGATTAAAACTAGGGCCTCATAATATACCACAAGCTGAATCATCGTTTAGTCATGTTGCTACATCTGCACTAAACTGTCTTTGGACACAACCGGAGAGGCGATGAAGAGAAGCTGTCAGTGTACATTATTCCCCACTGTTTCTAATTATGACAATGGGCTGTCATCTATTCAAAAGCTCGGTATTAGGTAATCTCATTGTGCATTGTTTGATGTTTCTGTTGCATGCATCTCAACATATTTGCCGAAAGAATGAGCAGCACAGTAGCACAGAACAAAGCATCATGGCTGTTTTTACAGTGGAGGGGTGGCTTGTTGggatgttgccatggtaacagtCAGTAGAGTAACCTTGGTGATTCACGTTGCAGAAtcatgtgtgggtggatgtgactCGCCACAACTCCAACCTTCCTCCGCTGGCTGTGAAAAACCCAGAATGTCTGGGTCTGCTCCACCTGCAAGACAGAAACAAGGACTCGTGGGTGCAGCGCTACTGCATCTTAAAAGATGGCTGCCTCTATTTCTACGCCGGGATTCGATCGACCCACGCAGTTGGCATGTCTCATCAATACCTAATCAGCTACAGTTTGATTATAATGTATATTCAAAGAGATCCATGTTAAATCATTGTCAAGAAGCAAAGGAGATGTATTGAACATTTAGAAGTAATTAATGGTCTCTGATCATATGTAAATGTAGTCGCTGGATTCCTttacagcatgtgttgaacATATCAAGCAAAATTCTTTGCTCATAtttcaaaacctcaacaaaGATATTAGTATAGTTTAGTATAAATACGGCAGAACATTTGCATAACATGAAACTTCAGTGGTCAAGACATAAGCAGTATGTTCCTAGTCAGGATATGGATTGGCTCATGTGGTTTTGACTTGTGTCTCACTGCAGGAGGGATCTATCTGCACGGGTACACAGTAAAGGAGCACACTCTAGGATTCAAGAAGTCCACCATCGAACTAAAACCCCCATCGGAGGAGTTCAAAGTGTTCCACCTCTGTGCTGAAAATCCCAGCGAAAACAGACGGTACCCAACTCTTTCCTTGTGGTTAGCATGGTCCAAGGCTTatctaaaaaaaaatcacaataagTACTTTTATACAATTATACAAAGTATGAATTGAcaaaattagatttttttaaattaagcaTGGTTGAGTGCAATAACTAATGTAACATTACATAATCAACAGCAATTATGTAAAGTGTTATAATTGTCTTGTTAATTAGAGAAAGGCTAAATAAAATGTACTGTGTAGTTTGAGCATACATTATAATTTTCTCCTTTACCATGTGCTTGCAGGTGGATTGCAGCAATAAAGACATCAGTAGGGAAGTGGTTGCTACTACATCAAGCAATTCAGGATTACATGAGTTGCCCATTAGAGGAGACCAGAATGTGAGCAGAATAGGTCAGTAGTTCCCAGTCCTCAAAAGAACCTCTCAGCTCACCTGGTCAGCTCATTTGATTTCTACTGGTCAATTCCCTTCATGACATGAATCAGATGTGTTAGAGGGAATAAAACCTCCGtaggtcagtgtttgtgtgtggaacATGGGACCCACATACTTATCTAAACAACTGCGTATACACTCAGATAAACCTGATGACCACTGTAAATGAGCATTTGTATTGCAGCTCTTGCTCCAGGACCCACACTGTTGAATCACTCACTGTTTTAATGAAAGGTGCCAGGTGAAACTAGACAAATAGACACACCTAGAAGGCTGAAAAGGCCAAAGGTGTACAATTGATTTAAACCCTTTTTTTGTGAAACACATTTGATGTTTGTCTTGCATTGCatgctttgaaataaatgtcTTGCTTTTTCCCAAATATAATGATGAAGTGTCATAATATCTTTCTTTTTTCAGTTATTACCTAATTTATAGGTTACTCATTTAGGCAGTACTGAGACTACTCAGGCCCTATAGGTGTTGAATAGCTATGTTTAAATACTTAATTATAGTATACATTTTTTTGTTCTGTTCTTTCATACATGCCGTTTTGATATTTATTTTATAGAGAAAGATATGttagattttaaataaaaacaaaaacaggaaaaatattttgcatttattgtttaataaaatgtattgtttaataatatgttCAACAGATATTCCTAGAACACTTTTATGAAGAAATATTCCTTATGTGGATTATTCCAGTCAGACTGCGGTTCATTATTTGAATCCATCATTCTTCATTTGAACTCCACAGCCTTCAATATAGCTGCTTACATCGCGGTCTTTGCAATGAGCACACCAACCATACCTTAATGAAAATACAAGAAATACACatattcatattaaagataCATCTCCACTCTTGGAACTTGTAGAACCCCATAGAATGAATGTGAGGATTTAAATATCTATGTTCATATATAAACTGGTTCCT
This window contains:
- the pdzph1 gene encoding uncharacterized protein pdzph1 isoform X2 gives rise to the protein MRRRKRTGRRTKSTCSSKQIISSYSFHVRSPRISMAQKDETAEKGETDSFYKESTFSDKEEKEAEIPCKQSTSTKSSYCHSHGHKSRKKCFTEQVDQDKRLNITHSLTIHHFGQSESKIIVQQSHETAAGQTVNSVIAVTTSKKKGVISDMTLDIREVTDSDDLEIKTILLVQREKGKKAETGFQSEENKMSNKESSARHYSKSQCGGYRQDSKHHENVSYEVSLAELKKDAKDLASTPSSVSSPKEMDCCKTCCKDHFCRHYTSCHAETDFTLVDGSSTRSSLSDFWFPRKQLSLPNSLSNEVWDIPPPLEFADKKSDVLQGLTENLASCHLSDDVFKERGASQHCPTAADDTSWYKKCKCSLDEGKRACEPSCCSQLHDVGTEEHLLYRAPTTNDLPPAGRSSFTNFIQNHEGRIIRHNNSVGIIDTNIKETSFTDGPRKRRRTFPGVTYRLGEEQDSIHSRGESVSSGTLSSFLMQSLASQTDSTARFYADDDLDVFFDGESRKSSSSSSYKPSSWAAVGHDTAVPNIRTNNITKNPIYTTRSSETPKEMCSKNGHEQVESSEVGKAVYGVKGERESSSAEPLEQSEVNESGFDEEMAEVDECGPAGLAGDVHQKNLLIHILPPSPSHSEELVSEGVSIPQTCKGKEVGSSAKEQRDSVIATGKSYDRRVLHSGSVSSSKDLLQRYKSASDTGTCSGMYEPPSVSPTTQQEVREQDPYRKDYQQCCHVLSNSSSDKCTETTKGTANKGGFSEYAGDASAKEMSNYEKASQSQASGSIKVWSHTNKRPDTKSTHQPSKSYLPYLQITPKASPEVKEHLKTPVNRTHSEEIADHWVKKRKLFKKRKHWSSKALELSTTNNITDESDTMNSEDTGSMDVSLRDVEDRGFYTETFHSASWIYRGDETAQCLNHTRPAAVRERTVKINKRMGEYPWGFRLQFSKPVIVTEVDTNSAAEEAGLRVGDHVLAVNGTDVTSVQCSEAADLAQQGPDVLTLTLGSDIGCTPNTPRPACRGYLHKRTQSGLLKGWRKRWFVLKHDCWLYYYRNKRDEGKSRALSAMKLDGAVVQADGSLGKPFVFKCWPVSRNRVYYFCATSSQEMRRWLEAMDRAVHPCAQNHVWVDVTRHNSNLPPLAVKNPECLGLLHLQDRNKDSWVQRYCILKDGCLYFYAGIRSTHAVGGIYLHGYTVKEHTLGFKKSTIELKPPSEEFKVFHLCAENPSENRRWIAAIKTSVGKWLLLHQAIQDYMSCPLEETRM
- the pdzph1 gene encoding uncharacterized protein pdzph1 isoform X3, whose translation is MAQKDETAEKGETDSFYKESTFSDKEEKEAEIPCKQSTSTKSSYCHSHGHKSRKKCFTEQVDQDKRLNITHSLTIHHFGQSESKIIVQQSHETAAGQTVNSVIAVTTSKKKGVISDMTLDIREVTDSDDLEIKTILLVQREKGKKAETGFQSEENKMSNKESSARHYSKSQCGGYRQDSKHHENVSYEVSLAELKKDAKDLASTPSSVSSPKEMDCCKTCCKDHFCRHYTSCHAETDFTLVDGSSTRSSLSDFWFPRKQLSLPNSLSNEVWDIPPPLEFADKKSDVLQGLTENLASCHLSDDVFKERGASQHCPTAADDTSWYKKCKCSLDEGKRACEPSCCSQLHDVGTEEHLLYRAPTTNDLPPAGRSSFTNFIQNHEGRIIRHNNSVGIIDTNIKETSFTDGPRKRRRTFPGVTYRLGEEQDSIHSRGESVSSGTLSSFLMQSLASQTDSTARFYADDDLDVFFDGESRKSSSSSSYKPSSWAAVGHDTAVPNIRTNNITKNPIYTTRSSETPKEMCSKNGHEQVESSEVGKAVYGVKGERESSSAEPLEQSEVNESGFDEEMAEVDECGPAGLAGDVHQKNLLIHILPPSPSHSEELVSEGVSIPQTCKGKEVGSSAKEQRDSVIATGKSYDRRVLHSGSVSSSKDLLQRYKSASDTGTCSGMYEPPSVSPTTQQEVREQDPYRKDYQQCCHVLSNSSSDKCTETTKGTANKGGFSEYAGDASAKEMSNYEKASQSQASGSIKVWSHTNKRPDTKSTHQPSKSYLPYLQITPKASPEVKEHLKTPVNRTHSEEIADHWVKKRKLFKKRKHWSSKALELSTTNNITDESDTMNSEDTGSMDVSLRDVEDRGFYTETFHSASWIYRGDETAQCLNHTRPAAVRERTVKINKRMGEYPWGFRLQFSKPVIVTEVDTKCYDVNSASPEVQCIVGVSDSAAEEAGLRVGDHVLAVNGTDVTSVQCSEAADLAQQGPDVLTLTLGSDIGCTPNTPRPACRGYLHKRTQSGLLKGWRKRWFVLKHDCWLYYYRNKRDEGKSRALSAMKLDGAVVQADGSLGKPFVFKCWPVSRNRVYYFCATSSQEMRRWLEAMDRAVHPCAQNHVWVDVTRHNSNLPPLAVKNPECLGLLHLQDRNKDSWVQRYCILKDGCLYFYAGIRSTHAVGGIYLHGYTVKEHTLGFKKSTIELKPPSEEFKVFHLCAENPSENRRWIAAIKTSVGKWLLLHQAIQDYMSCPLEETRM
- the pdzph1 gene encoding uncharacterized protein pdzph1 isoform X1, coding for MRRRKRTGRRTKSTCSSKQIISSYSFHVRSPRISMAQKDETAEKGETDSFYKESTFSDKEEKEAEIPCKQSTSTKSSYCHSHGHKSRKKCFTEQVDQDKRLNITHSLTIHHFGQSESKIIVQQSHETAAGQTVNSVIAVTTSKKKGVISDMTLDIREVTDSDDLEIKTILLVQREKGKKAETGFQSEENKMSNKESSARHYSKSQCGGYRQDSKHHENVSYEVSLAELKKDAKDLASTPSSVSSPKEMDCCKTCCKDHFCRHYTSCHAETDFTLVDGSSTRSSLSDFWFPRKQLSLPNSLSNEVWDIPPPLEFADKKSDVLQGLTENLASCHLSDDVFKERGASQHCPTAADDTSWYKKCKCSLDEGKRACEPSCCSQLHDVGTEEHLLYRAPTTNDLPPAGRSSFTNFIQNHEGRIIRHNNSVGIIDTNIKETSFTDGPRKRRRTFPGVTYRLGEEQDSIHSRGESVSSGTLSSFLMQSLASQTDSTARFYADDDLDVFFDGESRKSSSSSSYKPSSWAAVGHDTAVPNIRTNNITKNPIYTTRSSETPKEMCSKNGHEQVESSEVGKAVYGVKGERESSSAEPLEQSEVNESGFDEEMAEVDECGPAGLAGDVHQKNLLIHILPPSPSHSEELVSEGVSIPQTCKGKEVGSSAKEQRDSVIATGKSYDRRVLHSGSVSSSKDLLQRYKSASDTGTCSGMYEPPSVSPTTQQEVREQDPYRKDYQQCCHVLSNSSSDKCTETTKGTANKGGFSEYAGDASAKEMSNYEKASQSQASGSIKVWSHTNKRPDTKSTHQPSKSYLPYLQITPKASPEVKEHLKTPVNRTHSEEIADHWVKKRKLFKKRKHWSSKALELSTTNNITDESDTMNSEDTGSMDVSLRDVEDRGFYTETFHSASWIYRGDETAQCLNHTRPAAVRERTVKINKRMGEYPWGFRLQFSKPVIVTEVDTKCYDVNSASPEVQCIVGVSDSAAEEAGLRVGDHVLAVNGTDVTSVQCSEAADLAQQGPDVLTLTLGSDIGCTPNTPRPACRGYLHKRTQSGLLKGWRKRWFVLKHDCWLYYYRNKRDEGKSRALSAMKLDGAVVQADGSLGKPFVFKCWPVSRNRVYYFCATSSQEMRRWLEAMDRAVHPCAQNHVWVDVTRHNSNLPPLAVKNPECLGLLHLQDRNKDSWVQRYCILKDGCLYFYAGIRSTHAVGGIYLHGYTVKEHTLGFKKSTIELKPPSEEFKVFHLCAENPSENRRWIAAIKTSVGKWLLLHQAIQDYMSCPLEETRM